The sequence GGCTGGAGAGCCGGGGATACACTGGTCGATGAAGTTGGCTTATCAGGCTGGAAAAGGCAAGCCTGGCTGATGACTTGCCGCTATGTTGCGCCTGTATTGATTACCACGGTACTGGTGAAAAATCTGTAAACACCTGCTGTGCTGCGAAATTACTACTTGACCACTTCACTCCTTACAAGGCATTCTAAAAAGCATGAATACGAACACACTCAATCACTCAGCAACTTGGTGGCGCATTTACTAGTGCGGCACCTTGGGTATTGATCTATGGGGCCGCCGAAAGGGCGGCCTTTTATTTAGCTCGCGCATTCGGTGGCAGACTTACTTGGCAAATGGCCCCGGCTTATTTGCCGCTACCAGGAATAGCGCATGTCTCGTTCACAATGGAGCTCCAAACTCGGCTTTATTCTTGCCTCCGCAGGGGCAACTGTCGGTTTAGGCTCAATCTGGAAGTTTCCCTATGTCACCGCCATGAATGGCGGCGGTGCGTTTCTGCTGATTTTCGTGCTGATCACTTTCACCTTGGGTATTGCGCTGATGCTGGCCGAAATCGCCATTGGCCGTGCTGCCGCTTGTGGTGCTGTGGGCGCGTTTAAAAAGCTGGGTGGCAAGGGCTGGTCGGCAGTTGGGTATATCGGCGTGCTGTGCGGCTTAACAGTGTTTTCTTTCTATAGCGTGGTGGGTGGCTGGACCATCGGCTATCTGTTGCGCGCTCTGGATGGCCGGGTGATGAGTAACGATCCCAAGGCTTTGGGTGCATTATTCGGGCAATATGTCTCCAGCCCCATTGAGCCGATTATTACCCACGCCCTGTTTGCCCTGCTCACCCTGATTGTGGTGATGTTTGGTATTCAAAAAGGCATTGAACGCGCGGGCAAAATACTGATGCCTGCTTTATTTTTGCTGATGCTGGGGCTGATTATTCGCTCCCTTACCCTACCGGGCGCAGGGGCTGGCGTCATGACTTTTCTGGCACCGGATTTCTCTAAAGTTAATTCAAAAATGCTGGTTGATGCACTGGGCCTTGCCTTCTTTTCCCTATCGGTTGGCGCAGGCTGCATGCTGGCTTACGGCTCCTACCTTGGGCGGGATGTAAAGCTTACCAATGCGGCGATGTGGGTAACGGGCTTAACTACCATGACCTCGATTCTGGCTGGCCTGATGATTTTCCCGGCTATTACCGCCTTTGGCCTGGATGCGGCAGCTGGCCCTGGCCTGACTTATATGACTATGCCAGTCGTATTTAATCATCTACCCTTTGGCCAGTTTTTTGCGGTTGCCTTTTTTGCACTGCTTTTAGTGGCAGCATTGACGTCATCGGTTTCTCTGCTTGAGCTGATTGTGGTGTATCCGATTGACGAATGGAATCTGCCTCGTAAAGCTACGACTGGCGCAATTACCCTGCTGGTATTTCTGGCTGGCATTCCTGCCTCGCTCTCCTTTGGTGTGCTGGGCGAATACAAATGGTTTGGCCGCAATGTATTTGAGCTGATGGATTACAGCGCATCCAACATCCTACTGCCGCTGGGCGGGATCGGCACGGCACTGTTTGCTGGCTGGAAAATCTGGCCGGTTGTTGAAGCCGAGCTGGGGCTCAGCCCTGCTTTAAACTGGGGAATGAAGTGGATGTGCCGTATTGCGGCCCCGGCATTGATTGCCCTGATCCTGGTTTACAACTTGTAAAATAGATGATGTGCGTGGGTAAATAACCTTGCCCACGCAAATAAGGTTTTGTCTGAATAATTTTATTTTTTGAGCTGTTTCTTATATTTAGTGGTTATTTAATTTTTTTAATTATAATAGTAGGTTTTTTAATTCTATATTTATTAAGTTCTGAAGTGTTCACTTCTTGTGTTTTCTTATTAACATAATTAGATTGCAAAGGCATTGTAGGTCCATATCTTAAAGTGGAGCCAAAGGTAGATTTTGCAGAAAAAACGCCGGTAATTTTTGTTCTTAATGGCTGAGTGATACTTGCCAGGACATCTTCAATATTAGTTTTTCCATAAGTATCTATCATCCAGCGCCAATCCCAATAATCACCAGTATCCCCATATCCCGGGTTGCTATATTGGTACTCTAAATTAGATAGCGATTCAGAGCTTCTGCCTATGGTATATTTTTTTTTAATTGTGGGCCTGTCCTGACTATGGCTGAGTAATGCATTATTTTCATACCTCATAAAGCCAGAATAAGTAATATCAAAACTAACATTTGCATCAAATGAATAAGGGTATTCAATTTCGGCAAGAAAAGTTTCAAGAAATACTTCTTGCTGGCTAAATGGAGGAACTGTAATTAATGCTGTTTTGACAATGGTTTTTGAATCACTTCCGCCTTTTAAAGAGGCCCAGCTCTGATTTGCAGCTATTTCGATAGAAAGCTCTGTTTCACCGACCAGAGGCCATTCGAAGCCTTGTTTGGCTTTGATTTTCTCACCTAGCTCGTATGTATCTGTTTTTGACCAGTTTGATAATTGGGAATAGCTTAAAGTAATACTGGATTTTTGTGTATAAGATGACTCATTAATAACTATTTCTGAAGTGGTATTTATTATTCTTTTATTTGACTTGCTAATAGGCCCTGCTTTAAATGTCTTATCATCAATTGCATAATGAAAATTGTCAATAACCATTGAAGTTCTTTCTTTGCAACGATAACCTGTGCATCTACCCTGATTAAAGCCGCTAATCTGATAGCTACCAGGGCTTGCAGAGCGGCTTATCACCATGCCATCGCCAACATAGCTAGAATTAATTCCGGAAACCCATGCAAAGCCAAAATAATGTGCCAGCAAAGATAGTGGCTTAAAAAAATCTTCCTGATTAACTAAGGTCCATTCAAAAAGAGCTTCATTACTTTCCGGATAGAAAATTGGTTCATAGACAGGAATAGTCGGTTTAAGCGAAGGCGTATTTAAAGTACACCATGCATCCTGGGGAATAACAGGGTCTTTTTTTATCTGGCCTTTGTGCTTTAAGCCCATAATAACCCAGCCATCTGCAAGAGCAATAATATCCCATGGTCCCATTTTATTTAGCAGCCAGGAATGCAGCACTCTGGCATTATCAACCGTTAATAGCCGATATCCTGCATCACAGGCTTTTTTAGGGAAATAAGATTGCCTGTAAACCTCATACATAT comes from Iodobacter ciconiae and encodes:
- a CDS encoding sodium-dependent transporter; translation: MSRSQWSSKLGFILASAGATVGLGSIWKFPYVTAMNGGGAFLLIFVLITFTLGIALMLAEIAIGRAAACGAVGAFKKLGGKGWSAVGYIGVLCGLTVFSFYSVVGGWTIGYLLRALDGRVMSNDPKALGALFGQYVSSPIEPIITHALFALLTLIVVMFGIQKGIERAGKILMPALFLLMLGLIIRSLTLPGAGAGVMTFLAPDFSKVNSKMLVDALGLAFFSLSVGAGCMLAYGSYLGRDVKLTNAAMWVTGLTTMTSILAGLMIFPAITAFGLDAAAGPGLTYMTMPVVFNHLPFGQFFAVAFFALLLVAALTSSVSLLELIVVYPIDEWNLPRKATTGAITLLVFLAGIPASLSFGVLGEYKWFGRNVFELMDYSASNILLPLGGIGTALFAGWKIWPVVEAELGLSPALNWGMKWMCRIAAPALIALILVYNL
- a CDS encoding aerolysin family beta-barrel pore-forming toxin — encoded protein: MRLNNLCKTLTLLIIILFSSYAISNTNINMYEVYRQSYFPKKACDAGYRLLTVDNARVLHSWLLNKMGPWDIIALADGWVIMGLKHKGQIKKDPVIPQDAWCTLNTPSLKPTIPVYEPIFYPESNEALFEWTLVNQEDFFKPLSLLAHYFGFAWVSGINSSYVGDGMVISRSASPGSYQISGFNQGRCTGYRCKERTSMVIDNFHYAIDDKTFKAGPISKSNKRIINTTSEIVINESSYTQKSSITLSYSQLSNWSKTDTYELGEKIKAKQGFEWPLVGETELSIEIAANQSWASLKGGSDSKTIVKTALITVPPFSQQEVFLETFLAEIEYPYSFDANVSFDITYSGFMRYENNALLSHSQDRPTIKKKYTIGRSSESLSNLEYQYSNPGYGDTGDYWDWRWMIDTYGKTNIEDVLASITQPLRTKITGVFSAKSTFGSTLRYGPTMPLQSNYVNKKTQEVNTSELNKYRIKKPTIIIKKIK